GCACCGAGGGTGTGGACCACGGCGCCGATGCCGCCAAGCTGATCGACGGCAACGCCGGTACGACCTGGTCCACCGACCGCTACCACCCGCCCCGGAACACGTTCGGCAACATCAAGTCCGGGGTCGGGGTCTACGTCAGCGCCGACCAGGTCACCTCGCTGCAACAGCTCGCCGTGCAGTCCTCGGACTCCGGCTGGTCGGCGTCGGTGTACGTCGCCGACAACCCGCCGCCGGCGGAGAACACGCCGCTCACGTACTGGGGCAACCCGGTCGCCGAGAAGTCCGGACTGTCGTCCGGTCGCACGTCCTTCGACCTGCACGGCACCAGGGGCAAGGTCGTGCTGCTCTGGATCACCCGGCTGCCGGACAGCGGACAGCTCACGTTGGGCGAGTTGCAGGCCACTTCATGACCGCGCCAAGCGGCGCGGCGGATGACCCCACCGACCGATCCCTTCCGTCACTGGAACCCGCCGGCGACGCGCACTCGGGCAACCGAGCTCGGCGGACGGTCCGCGCCGCGGGCGCCGCTGCCGTCACCAGCGCCGACGAGCCTGCCCTCGTCGTGGCCGCCCGCCACGGTGACCGCGACGCACTCGAGCAGCTGCTGCGCCTCCACCAGCCGCGCCTCCACACCCTGTGCCGGCGGCTGTGCCAGAACCCCACCGACGCACTCGACGCCTTGCAGGACGCGCTGATCGCGATCGTGCGCGGCCTGCCCAACTTCGACGGCCGCGCGTCGTTCCGGACCTGGACCTACCGGGTCACCACGAACGCCTGCCTCGACGAGCTGCGGCGACGCCACCGTCGCCCCCTCACGCTCGGCGAGCTCGCAGAGGTCCCGGTGGCCCACGAGCACGACCGGCCCGAAGCGATGGTCGATCGGGTCGACATCGACCGAGCGCTCGGCGAGCTCGCGCCCGACTTCCGGATCGCCGTCGTGCTGCGCGACTTGTGCCGCCTCGATTACGCCGAGATCGCCGATGTGCTCGACCTGCCACCCGGGACGGTCCGCTCCCGGATCTCGCGCGGCCGCGCGGCGCTGGCCGAGTTGCTGACTCCCACCGAAGACGCACCGGCGCCCGGCGCGCCCGGGAACCAGACCGGCCCCGACGAACGTCCTATGAGCACGCCATGACCGACGAACACGAGTTTCCACCAGCTTCGGGCCGGCCTCCGAGCGACGACGACCTGCTGTCCGACGTCCTCGACGACGCGGCCACCCCCGCCGAGGTCGACCAGGTCATGGGCGACCCGGCGCTTGCCGCGCGACTCGAGCACTACCGCGCCATCCGCGATGCCATCGCCGAGCCCGTCGAGCCGCTCACCGAGGCCACGGCCAACCACGTCATCGACCAAGCGCTCGAGGAGTTCGACCTGCAGACCGCCGCGGTCGACGACGATGCCGACGACAGCGAGGGCATGGCCACCTGGACCGGCGAGCTGCCGGTCTGGTCCGACCACCAGGGCCCGGGTCGACCCGTGTCGCGCAAGCAGCGCCGGGCGACCCGTCCACCCGCGGCGGCCCGACGCCACCGCCGTCGCATCCCACCGATGGCCATCGCTGCCGCGCTGGTCCTGCTGGCGGGCGCCGGCTTGTTCCTCGCGCTCACCGGACGCAACTCCGGCAAGCCGAGCGCGCAACGCAACACCAGCGCCAACTCGTCGACGACGAGCAGCGCACCGTCCGGTGCCACCTCCAACGCCATGGGCAAGGGCGCCGCGTCGAGCAGTGCGCAGCTCACGTCGAAGTACGACAACGCCGGCGCCGCGCCGAGCGCCGGCAGCGCGAGCGCCTCGCCGGCCGCCGGCTTCCTCGGCACCTTCGCCGGCGACGACGACCTCAACCAGGCGCTCACCCACCTCGACCCGAAGACGCTGCTCCCCGCTGGCACCGACCGGTCCCTGCAGCAGCGCGCGGCGGGGTTCGTGCCGTCCCAAGCCGAGATCAACCGCTGCGACCCGGTCGTGCGCGGCCACATCGCGCGGGCGCTGACCAGCCGCCTCGCCGTGGGCGGTGCGACCTCGGCCGGGCGCAACCTGCTGGTGATGTCCTACGACGCGCCCGCCACCACCTCGAAGCCCGCAGCCGTGCTCGTGATCGTGGCGTCCAACACCAGCTGCTACCCCGTCCTGACCCAAGTCCACTGACCAGGTCCACTGACCAGGTCCACTGACCAAGTCCACTCCGCCCCGCGCCCTCGAGGTCCCGTGCTGTGAGCACTCGGGACCTGCGCGGATGGGTCGCCCGAGTCGCGGGTCACCGTTCGATTCGCCAGGCCGCACCTGGCGAACAGGCCCGTGTTGATGGGTCGGCTCGCCTATCGGCCCGCCTCCTCAGCCACGCACACGGTGCTCAAGTGCTCACAGCGGGTCGGGGGTCACGCGCTGCGACGACGGCGACCGGGCCAGGGTCCGGCTCGCAGCCAGCCGACCACCACCGCGATGGCCGCGGCCAACCAGGCCATGGCGGGGAAAGGATCGAGGCCGCGACTCGAGGAGAACCACCCGGCCAGCAGCAGCCCACCCGCGCTGGCCACGACCGTGACTGCTCCGCTGATCACGCTGCGACCCTTGGCCGCTGCCACGCAGACCTCACCCAGCAACAGCGGCGTCAACACACCCGCCAGCGGCGGGAACCACCCGTGGAACTCGTACTCGCCGAGCACGGGACCGGCCAACGCACCCAGCGCCAGCGTGGCAAGCCAACCGAGCAACGCTCGGGGTGCCACCGGCAAGTCGGCCGACGCGTCACTCGGACCCTTCGGGCGCCGGACGGGGCCGGACGGGTCGCGCGGGGTCGGCGAACCAGTACCGGGCGACATGACCGTCGAGCGTACCGGCGGGTCCCCCCGCCCTGGGAGCGTCGGCCCGTTAGTCTGGCCGGATGCCCGATTCGGTCACGTCCTCACCCGCCAAATCGGCCGCCGGAAGCGAGCAGTGGCCGAGCGAGGCCGCCGACTTCGTGGTGCGCACCGTCGGCACGGTGCGCGACAAGACGACCGGACCCGCCATCAAGGGCGCTCGGGCGGCGGTGTTCGGCATGTTCGCGGCGCTGGTCGGCCTGGCGTTGCTGGTGCTGTTCGCGATCGCGTTGGTCCGCGTCATCACCGTCTACATGCCCCACGAGAAGGTCTGGCCGGCCGATCTGATCGTCGGCGGCGTCTTTTCGGTCGCGGGGATCGCGCTGTGGACCCGCACCCGGGCGCGGCCCTGAGCCCGACCCGCCCGGCCACCGCGGCGTGGCGGGACCAGTGCCACAGCGCCACCCCCTCGCTGGCGGAATATGGGCACCGGTGCGCACGGTTGCAGGGGTCCGGACCGCGCCTCTGGGAGCGACATGGAAGCCACTGACGTCCACAACGTGATCATCATCGGGTCGGGTCCGTCCGGGCTGACCGCCGCGATCTACACCGGCCGCGCCAACCTCGATCCCCTGCTGCTCGAGGGTGAGCTCGTCTCCAACACCGACCAGCCAGGTGGCCAGCTCATGCTCACCACCGAGGTCGAGAACTTCCCAGGATTCCGCGACGGGATCATGGGGCCCGCATTGATGACCGAGATGCGCGCCCAGGCCTGCCGGTTCGGCACCGATGTGCGCACCGAGCGCGTGAGCCGCGTCGATCTGTCCACCGCGCCGTACGGCGTGTGGGTCGGCGATCCCGACGCTCCCGAGCCCACGTACCGCGCCCGGTCGATCATCGTGTCGACCGGCGCCCGAGCGCTGATGCTCGGCCTCCCGAACGAGGAGCGACTCGTCGGCCACGGCGTGTCGACGTGCGCCACCTGCGACGGCTTCTTCTTTCGCGACAAGGCCATCGCCGTCGTCGGCGGCGGCGACTCCGCGCTCGAGGAGGCGATCTTCCTCACCAAGTTCGCCTCGTCGGTCACCATCGTCCACCGGCGCGACGAGCTGCGGGCCTCCAAGATCATGCAGCAGCGGGCGTTCGACAACCCGAAGCT
This is a stretch of genomic DNA from Acidimicrobiales bacterium. It encodes these proteins:
- the trxB gene encoding thioredoxin-disulfide reductase, with amino-acid sequence MEATDVHNVIIIGSGPSGLTAAIYTGRANLDPLLLEGELVSNTDQPGGQLMLTTEVENFPGFRDGIMGPALMTEMRAQACRFGTDVRTERVSRVDLSTAPYGVWVGDPDAPEPTYRARSIIVSTGARALMLGLPNEERLVGHGVSTCATCDGFFFRDKAIAVVGGGDSALEEAIFLTKFASSVTIVHRRDELRASKIMQQRAFDNPKLTVRWNAVVDDAVGDSKLEALVLRDVTTGETETVPFDGLFVAIGHVPSTDLFKGQLEMDDLGYLLTHDGTRTNVTGVFAAGDVADHVYRQAITAAGTGCMAAIDAERWLAATDHGTNPDATPW
- a CDS encoding RNA polymerase sigma factor, giving the protein MTAPSGAADDPTDRSLPSLEPAGDAHSGNRARRTVRAAGAAAVTSADEPALVVAARHGDRDALEQLLRLHQPRLHTLCRRLCQNPTDALDALQDALIAIVRGLPNFDGRASFRTWTYRVTTNACLDELRRRHRRPLTLGELAEVPVAHEHDRPEAMVDRVDIDRALGELAPDFRIAVVLRDLCRLDYAEIADVLDLPPGTVRSRISRGRAALAELLTPTEDAPAPGAPGNQTGPDERPMSTP